One part of the Sneathia vaginalis genome encodes these proteins:
- a CDS encoding carbon starvation protein A produces the protein MYTFILSLVILILGYVFYGKYVDKVFGSDNSRPTPAIAQPDGVDYVPLSTFKSLFIQFLNVVGTGPIFGAIAGVMFGPMAFVWIVLGCIFAGAVHDFFSGMLSVRMKGATVGEIVGNNLGEFARQVMRIFSIILLVLVGVVFLTSPAQILTTLVCGKMNANVYNIFIVVIFVYYILATILPVDKLIGRLYPLFGLALFFMAVGISISLIYMNVTGKYYTPEITELANKINYNSKFTLFPFLFISIACGAISGFHATQSPIIARCIKTEADGRKVFYAAMIGEGIVAVIWAAAAITLFGGTDHTIAAHLTGLAAAGKAPVVVNKVAKITLGSVGSVLAVLGVVAAPITSGDTAFRGARLSIADMLHLDQKSIKHRYMIAIPLFIVGGILSQVDFNIIWRYFAWSNQTLAMIGLWSASTWLMKRKKNYLITLIPAIFMTLVCISYIIIAPEGFGRFFVDANKNITAQGSLISFIIAAIVAIIAIVVFFKSKARCERENSYIED, from the coding sequence ATGTATACATTTATTTTATCATTAGTAATCCTTATACTAGGTTATGTCTTCTATGGAAAATATGTAGACAAAGTATTTGGTTCAGATAATAGTAGACCAACACCAGCAATAGCTCAACCAGATGGTGTTGACTACGTTCCATTATCAACATTTAAATCATTATTTATTCAATTTTTAAACGTAGTTGGTACAGGACCAATATTCGGTGCAATAGCAGGGGTTATGTTTGGTCCTATGGCATTTGTATGGATAGTATTAGGATGTATATTCGCTGGAGCAGTACACGATTTCTTTAGTGGTATGTTATCAGTAAGAATGAAAGGTGCTACAGTTGGGGAAATAGTTGGTAATAATTTGGGAGAATTTGCAAGACAAGTTATGAGAATATTCTCAATAATATTACTAGTATTAGTAGGTGTCGTATTTTTAACTTCACCAGCACAAATTTTAACAACATTAGTTTGTGGTAAGATGAACGCTAATGTATATAACATATTTATAGTAGTAATATTTGTATATTATATACTTGCAACAATTTTACCAGTTGATAAATTAATAGGAAGACTATATCCATTATTTGGTTTAGCATTATTCTTTATGGCAGTTGGTATTTCAATTTCATTAATATATATGAATGTTACTGGAAAATACTACACACCAGAAATTACAGAATTGGCAAATAAAATAAATTATAATTCTAAATTTACATTATTCCCATTCCTATTTATTTCAATAGCTTGTGGGGCAATAAGTGGATTCCACGCAACACAATCACCAATAATTGCAAGATGTATAAAAACAGAAGCAGATGGACGTAAAGTCTTCTATGCAGCAATGATAGGTGAAGGAATTGTAGCAGTAATTTGGGCAGCAGCAGCTATTACATTATTTGGTGGTACTGATCACACAATCGCTGCACACTTAACAGGACTTGCAGCAGCAGGTAAAGCACCAGTAGTAGTTAATAAGGTTGCAAAGATAACTTTAGGTAGTGTTGGTTCAGTTCTAGCAGTTTTAGGTGTTGTAGCAGCTCCTATAACTTCAGGGGATACAGCATTTAGAGGTGCAAGATTATCAATCGCTGATATGTTACATCTAGATCAAAAATCAATAAAACACAGATATATGATAGCTATACCATTATTCATAGTTGGTGGAATATTATCTCAAGTAGACTTTAATATAATATGGAGATATTTCGCATGGTCTAACCAAACATTAGCTATGATAGGATTATGGTCAGCATCTACATGGTTGATGAAACGTAAGAAGAATTACTTAATCACACTTATACCAGCTATATTTATGACATTAGTATGTATATCATATATAATAATAGCTCCAGAAGGATTTGGTAGATTCTTTGTAGACGCAAATAAGAATATAACAGCACAAGGTTCATTAATAAGCTTTATAATAGCAGCAATAGTTGCAATAATAGCTATAGTTGTATTCTTCAAATCAAAAGCAAGATGTGAAAGAGAAAATTCATATATAGAAGATTAA
- a CDS encoding helix-turn-helix domain-containing protein has translation MLNEIDTTSKYDMKKSVSIQIKVLEEAKGFLYTTDKMILILSGDAKVKINKNEYKVKKDTLINVTPWTVLEIYEIKKPINYIILSYSRLHLTSILNSLINANTSLFEAIDKNEKISFDSKSAKGIVKLMLDIRNEMGDENILELSEYNEDKFTKLSVLLKIIELLIEISRNVADAEQKSEFSMGQTIIKYIYAHSSEKLTIMKLATIFFMSESTVRKYIEAFSSLTFNELLYKIRLQKTEELLLYTNLNLDEIAQIAGFVDGSHITKVWNMKKNMTPAVYRQLYRASFITSSEEDKHLAFEIINFVKKNYKDQIDIYMAAKKFGINEVKINKLLLLYVDRNFSSFLNYTRINKSCELLKTTDDSIIDICFKVGYNNVKTFNNNFIKYKQITPTEFKKMGVKNHETPILKA, from the coding sequence ATGTTAAATGAAATAGATACTACATCAAAGTATGATATGAAAAAAAGTGTTAGTATACAAATTAAAGTATTAGAGGAAGCAAAAGGTTTTTTGTATACAACAGATAAAATGATACTTATACTTAGTGGAGATGCAAAAGTTAAGATAAATAAAAATGAGTATAAAGTAAAAAAAGATACATTGATAAATGTAACACCTTGGACGGTGCTAGAAATATATGAAATAAAAAAGCCCATAAACTATATCATACTTTCATATAGTAGACTACATTTAACAAGTATATTAAATAGTCTTATTAACGCAAATACTAGTCTATTTGAGGCTATAGATAAAAATGAAAAAATTAGTTTTGATTCTAAATCAGCCAAGGGCATAGTAAAATTAATGCTAGATATACGTAATGAAATGGGTGATGAGAATATACTTGAGTTATCAGAGTATAATGAGGATAAGTTCACTAAATTATCTGTTCTATTAAAAATAATAGAATTGTTAATAGAAATTTCAAGAAATGTAGCAGATGCAGAACAAAAATCAGAGTTTTCTATGGGACAAACAATAATAAAATACATTTATGCACATTCATCTGAAAAGTTGACAATAATGAAATTAGCAACAATCTTTTTCATGAGTGAATCAACAGTTAGAAAATATATAGAAGCATTTTCAAGTTTAACTTTCAATGAGTTGTTGTATAAGATAAGATTACAAAAGACAGAGGAGCTTTTACTTTATACTAATTTAAACTTAGATGAAATTGCACAGATTGCAGGATTTGTAGATGGTTCACATATTACAAAAGTTTGGAATATGAAAAAAAATATGACACCAGCAGTATATAGACAGCTATATAGAGCGTCATTTATAACCTCATCTGAAGAGGATAAACATCTTGCCTTTGAGATTATAAACTTCGTAAAGAAAAACTATAAAGATCAAATTGACATATATATGGCAGCTAAAAAGTTTGGTATTAATGAAGTTAAGATTAATAAGTTATTATTACTCTATGTAGATAGAAACTTCAGTTCATTTTTAAACTATACAAGGATTAATAAGTCTTGTGAGCTATTAAAAACAACTGATGATAGTATAATAGATATTTGCTTTAAGGTAGGATATAATAACGTCAAGACATTTAATAATAACTTTATTAAGTATAAGCAAATAACACCAACAGAATTTAAAAAAATGGGAGTCAAAAATCATGAAACTCCCATATTGAAGGCGTAA
- a CDS encoding GNAT family N-acetyltransferase, giving the protein MNFKSIAKIHNESFSKKYDEKFFESLGYITYLLDNRAYLILIDSIDVYEIFEIAVEKKYRGKGLAKKLLNMLPDTKPIMLEVNIKNLPAISLYKKMGFKQISLRKNYYNTDDAIIMRR; this is encoded by the coding sequence ATGAATTTTAAAAGTATAGCTAAAATACATAATGAGAGTTTTTCAAAAAAATATGATGAAAAATTCTTTGAATCGTTAGGATATATAACATACTTATTAGACAATAGAGCATACTTGATACTAATAGATAGTATAGATGTATACGAAATATTTGAAATAGCAGTAGAAAAAAAGTATAGAGGCAAGGGACTAGCTAAAAAGCTATTAAATATGCTACCTGATACTAAACCTATTATGCTAGAAGTCAATATTAAAAATCTACCTGCGATAAGTTTATACAAAAAAATGGGATTTAAACAAATATCTTTAAGAAAAAATTACTATAATACAGATGATGCAATAATAATGAGGAGATAG
- a CDS encoding peptidase U32 family protein — protein MNIIGPAGNYEKLEAAIKAGADEVYFGLKGFGARRNNDNLGFQELLDAIDYAHLHGVKCLLTLNTVMKDIELKSVIKNFMPIYEHGIDAVIVQDLGLISILRENFKDLTIHGSTQMTVSNHVEANFLKSIGLSRVVLARELSFEEIKQIRENTDIELEVFVSGAMCISYSGNCYVSSFIGGRSGNRGMCAYTCRKAFKQDDGKLCYTLSPNDQLLEYEEIKKLESIGINAIKVEGRKKNENYVYETVSYYRDVLNGINRKSESYKLFNRGYSKGYFYLDNKLMNTKYSSNFGYLIGVNKNNNIHLYDELENGDGIQFVNSHFKTLDGVFVNKILCKGKKVKKAFSGDVITLDMPKDTAFIYKNYSKALNDEIKNRITTKKRYIGIDISLYAKKDDNIRLVFKYKSFSIEVLGPVISELSKNKITNEVIESKVSELGDTPFIAKSINVIYDGTSFIPFSELKKLKRTATDLLKEKILDSYRKEPVVVNFKTYPKENAKKKYILSALVSTKEQEKACIDFGITKIYHSGFDISKEMNLNKKEIKNVGNLAYNFQQIQLGEKENILQSTNWNLNIFNNYSLDFMKRFKNIDTVFLSPELSYKQLRHLTSTSLKKGLVIYGHLKSMYIEHDLMNKNYMQIQGEFFDRYILKRNSLNNVELYLYKPMNLIPKLDLIEELGLDELRLDFTFETYDEVIKILKSIKKREGKYNPYAFNMGVS, from the coding sequence ATGAATATAATAGGACCTGCTGGAAATTATGAAAAATTAGAAGCAGCAATCAAAGCTGGTGCAGATGAAGTTTACTTTGGGCTTAAAGGTTTTGGAGCTAGAAGAAATAATGATAATCTTGGCTTTCAAGAACTATTAGATGCTATAGACTACGCACATCTTCATGGTGTTAAATGTCTTTTAACATTAAATACTGTAATGAAAGACATTGAATTAAAAAGTGTCATAAAAAACTTTATGCCCATATATGAACATGGTATAGATGCCGTTATAGTCCAAGACTTAGGACTAATATCTATACTTCGTGAAAATTTTAAAGACCTTACAATACATGGTAGTACACAAATGACTGTATCAAATCATGTAGAAGCAAATTTTCTAAAGTCTATAGGTCTATCACGTGTTGTTTTAGCAAGAGAGTTGTCTTTTGAAGAAATTAAACAAATCAGAGAAAATACAGATATAGAGCTTGAAGTATTTGTTTCAGGTGCAATGTGCATATCTTATTCTGGTAATTGCTATGTAAGTAGCTTTATAGGTGGAAGAAGTGGAAATCGTGGTATGTGTGCATATACTTGCCGTAAAGCTTTTAAACAAGATGATGGAAAATTATGCTACACACTATCTCCAAATGATCAACTACTAGAATATGAGGAAATAAAGAAATTAGAAAGTATAGGTATAAATGCTATTAAGGTTGAAGGACGTAAGAAAAATGAAAATTACGTTTATGAAACTGTTAGCTACTACCGTGATGTATTAAATGGTATTAATAGAAAGTCTGAAAGTTACAAGCTATTTAATAGAGGTTATTCAAAAGGATACTTTTATCTAGATAACAAATTAATGAATACAAAGTATTCATCAAATTTTGGATACTTAATTGGGGTTAATAAGAATAATAATATACATCTTTATGATGAACTTGAAAATGGTGATGGAATACAATTTGTAAATTCACACTTTAAAACTCTTGATGGAGTATTTGTTAATAAGATTCTATGTAAGGGTAAAAAGGTCAAAAAAGCCTTTTCTGGTGATGTTATTACCCTTGATATGCCTAAAGATACTGCCTTTATTTACAAAAACTATAGTAAAGCTTTAAATGATGAAATAAAGAATAGAATAACAACTAAAAAGAGATATATAGGTATTGATATTAGTCTATATGCAAAAAAAGATGATAATATACGTTTAGTGTTTAAGTATAAGTCATTTAGCATAGAAGTTTTAGGCCCTGTAATATCAGAACTTAGTAAAAACAAAATCACAAATGAGGTTATAGAAAGTAAGGTATCTGAATTAGGTGACACACCTTTTATTGCTAAAAGCATTAACGTTATTTATGATGGCACTTCCTTTATACCTTTTAGTGAATTAAAGAAGCTTAAAAGAACTGCTACTGACTTACTTAAAGAAAAAATACTTGATTCATATAGAAAAGAGCCTGTAGTTGTTAATTTCAAAACTTATCCTAAAGAAAATGCTAAAAAGAAATATATTCTTTCTGCACTAGTTTCAACAAAAGAACAAGAAAAAGCTTGCATTGATTTTGGGATAACTAAAATTTATCATTCTGGTTTTGATATATCAAAAGAAATGAATCTTAACAAAAAAGAAATTAAAAATGTAGGTAATCTTGCATATAACTTTCAACAAATACAATTAGGTGAAAAAGAAAATATATTACAGTCTACAAACTGGAACTTAAATATTTTTAATAATTACAGCTTAGACTTTATGAAAAGATTTAAGAATATAGACACCGTATTCTTATCACCTGAATTAAGCTACAAGCAACTAAGACACCTTACATCAACTAGCCTAAAAAAAGGACTTGTTATATACGGACATCTAAAAAGTATGTATATAGAGCATGACTTAATGAATAAAAACTATATGCAAATACAGGGTGAATTCTTTGATAGATATATTTTAAAACGTAATAGTTTAAATAATGTAGAGTTATACTTATATAAGCCTATGAATCTTATACCTAAATTAGATTTAATAGAAGAACTAGGACTAGATGAGTTAAGACTTGACTTTACTTTTGAAACTTATGATGAAGTAATTAAAATATTAAAAAGTATAAAAAAAAGGGAAGGAAAATACAATCCTTACGCCTTCAATATGGGAGTTTCATGA
- the lepB gene encoding signal peptidase I, whose translation MLDKILWVLFYVITGLILLLFLLNEKKLNTILKDISDKISSKIEIKKVINKNIVLGINILTCFVVIGIFVFFVDKTKSDILPLRQIGIYVTVVANAILLIANRKKEYLVILNLIMLLAGTNIFGIYDNMFKLSMAVSLPLILVSIILEKEKLKESFRVLVNGIFLIFIIAVLQLHYLGNYVIPTQSMEPTILAKDRIFSNNIIYKFTKPKLNDIISFEEPLNNQVMYTKRITGVEGTVFKIENDKIYSNGTPISDRKYNTGRDSLYQMLGLKEIYIPKKGDEVVIIKVLEFDRSTMSINVLTPQEFLEKCKGQDYRKLVGLYNHLEDTSLQRRYTFVMQAKGHEQIMLPILDFKYNKKVFESLLEGNSVILKDDYYMAMGDNTDNSEDSRYFGYVKKSRIKGRLFLRWMPLNRIGFIRDEF comes from the coding sequence ATGTTAGATAAGATTTTATGGGTTTTATTCTATGTTATAACAGGTTTAATACTTTTGTTATTCCTGCTAAATGAAAAGAAATTAAATACAATTTTAAAGGATATATCAGATAAGATATCGAGTAAGATAGAAATAAAAAAAGTGATAAATAAAAATATAGTGTTAGGTATTAATATTTTAACTTGTTTTGTCGTTATAGGTATATTTGTATTTTTTGTTGATAAGACAAAAAGTGATATTTTACCTTTAAGACAAATAGGTATTTATGTAACAGTAGTAGCAAACGCTATACTACTAATAGCTAATAGAAAAAAAGAATATTTGGTAATATTGAACCTAATAATGCTATTAGCAGGTACAAATATATTTGGAATATATGATAATATGTTTAAACTTAGTATGGCTGTGTCACTACCATTAATACTAGTGTCTATAATACTTGAAAAAGAAAAGTTAAAAGAAAGTTTTAGAGTTTTAGTTAATGGAATATTCTTAATATTCATAATAGCAGTACTACAATTACACTATTTAGGAAACTATGTAATTCCAACACAATCAATGGAACCTACAATTTTAGCTAAGGATAGAATATTTTCAAATAATATAATCTACAAATTCACAAAGCCTAAGTTAAATGATATTATCTCTTTTGAAGAACCATTGAATAATCAAGTTATGTATACTAAGAGAATAACTGGTGTAGAAGGTACAGTATTTAAAATAGAAAATGATAAGATATATAGTAATGGTACTCCAATTAGTGATAGAAAGTATAATACAGGTAGAGACTCACTTTATCAAATGTTAGGTTTAAAAGAAATATACATACCTAAAAAAGGTGATGAAGTAGTAATTATAAAGGTATTAGAATTTGATAGAAGTACAATGAGTATAAATGTATTAACACCTCAAGAATTTTTAGAAAAATGTAAGGGTCAAGATTACAGAAAATTAGTAGGGCTATATAATCATTTAGAAGATACAAGCTTACAAAGAAGATATACATTTGTAATGCAAGCTAAAGGACACGAACAAATAATGCTACCTATACTAGACTTTAAATACAATAAGAAAGTATTTGAAAGCTTATTAGAAGGTAATAGTGTAATTTTAAAGGATGACTACTACATGGCTATGGGTGATAATACAGATAATAGTGAAGATTCAAGATACTTTGGATATGTAAAGAAGAGTAGAATAAAAGGAAGATTATTCTTAAGATGGATGCCATTAAATAGAATAGGATTTATACGAGATGAATTTTAA
- a CDS encoding cation diffusion facilitator family transporter translates to MNFFNENDTIYLLENNEKICYAKLDKNNIASFYVKPNMRYISYGKSLLLHCVEVVKLRGYSELYVDTNDIGFSNLLEKEGFILENGRYVYKDLDKTLNKQKSVFNVSLFSFLLNLFLSIAKLFVGITFNISCIIADGINSSSDCITNFLVVVGSKISNSEENEKYPFGYGKIESIFSLLIGFIMVVSSVVAIIDSIDNINKKIYYDNRYIVYFFTVLFIFLKVIQYLYVRYTAIKYDNLLLKTLIKDYLSDILLSTFVLIGTILSISISKNIDIVLSTLINLYIVYQGAVIVVQNTKSLLDAQNRGLLDKVKSILYQDSNIHYIHDIYMLSSNHNIYIYADVRVDGNLTVTVSHELVEKISLKVRKEIPKIKRVTLHVEPIY, encoded by the coding sequence ATGAATTTTTTTAATGAAAATGATACCATATACCTTTTAGAGAATAATGAGAAAATTTGTTATGCTAAATTAGATAAGAATAATATAGCTTCTTTTTATGTTAAACCTAATATGAGATATATTAGCTATGGGAAGTCTTTACTTTTACACTGTGTAGAGGTCGTAAAGCTAAGAGGATATAGCGAACTATATGTAGATACTAATGATATAGGTTTTTCAAATCTTTTAGAAAAAGAAGGCTTTATACTTGAAAATGGTAGGTATGTTTACAAGGACTTAGATAAAACATTAAACAAACAAAAAAGTGTATTTAATGTTAGTCTATTTTCTTTTCTACTAAACCTATTTTTATCTATAGCAAAACTATTTGTCGGTATTACATTTAATATCTCATGTATTATAGCTGACGGTATTAACTCTAGTTCTGACTGTATTACAAATTTTCTAGTTGTAGTTGGTAGCAAAATTTCAAATTCTGAAGAAAACGAAAAATATCCATTCGGGTATGGTAAGATTGAATCTATCTTCAGCTTATTAATCGGATTTATCATGGTAGTATCTTCGGTTGTAGCGATAATAGACTCAATTGATAATATTAATAAGAAAATATATTATGATAATAGATATATAGTTTACTTTTTTACTGTGTTATTCATATTCTTAAAGGTTATACAATACCTTTATGTTAGATATACGGCTATAAAATACGATAACCTCTTACTTAAAACTCTAATTAAGGACTATTTGTCTGATATACTCTTATCAACTTTTGTCCTAATTGGTACAATTTTAAGTATAAGCATATCAAAAAATATAGATATCGTCTTATCTACTCTAATTAATCTATACATAGTCTATCAAGGAGCAGTTATTGTAGTACAAAATACAAAATCTCTTTTAGATGCACAGAATAGAGGCTTACTAGATAAAGTAAAATCTATCCTATACCAAGACTCTAATATACATTACATTCATGATATATATATGCTAAGTTCAAATCATAATATATATATTTATGCTGATGTTAGAGTAGATGGAAACTTAACAGTTACTGTATCACATGAATTAGTAGAAAAAATTAGTCTTAAAGTTAGAAAAGAAATACCTAAGATTAAAAGAGTTACTTTACATGTAGAACCAATATATTAA
- a CDS encoding autotransporter domain-containing protein gives MKKIGYLILAINILSCSGAGGGVARTSSLDISYAPKRVERVIEERKIEERKEKKEKNEVHFFEIEGKDNKNIRLIVSQLNDKLRRDFWKYDSLNETHAKLVLDSFLSNGKNGINNDDIQFHHSEGEYNGIINISHGIRRGSNLYLGDYLNPESEHNPKSLLSKNKPYISVKSSENNQLRIKSLGNSGENQWTSAYLQAIYQVLDSETQKEVRNNIIYVGNKSRKDINTNYKAMLLRSFVVFEDGNISGKTGSSFSAPRVTRLAYEIKKRYPFLRYNQIKQVILTTAKNNGSLDNKYGWGDVDFEKALKGPGAFNLGLVEEEKYYNSTKDKIKDEYGNYYMYVNIPSGTYTWSNDIEGGLKEKNKADEYVKVGKYNYRIPGILNSEHNYYNPANFRKDGKGTLILTGKQNYTSKTQILDGVLNLQNDSKSKYEILNGSKLLIDKKDVNISNDVLNDKSVLEVRKKLKVNNYYASANSKTIISDDIQTNSYVQKGELVVQNDGKQDLPKITGNKKLEMDENSLKNTFLRVEKVSDTVYQIKDKKVKLKDLSDGELKDIPSYNMNTKKFFDEYKDTEVLRNVRNDTEAYALERIFTDNYSSFISENIDIQNEIINNNISEYENVMPNSVFFNTYNSFNLNDGKKYTLFNRRVSGATIGIKKKVFKDFNMGLSLGMHNSNYNFFEKNKNNIQNDAISVNLTGDYTYKNIYLLSNLGYSKSKNKATRYINDGSVEINSKFNTNTFNLDLKAGYVLGLTENLSIIPSLALRYMNTSIGHVKESATDTLMQGILLELRNNTINSWYLSPSLNLVYKNNKLTFINRIGYTRNLSEDIQLNARMANTDFKLVGKNPNKNIFEYKGMIRYMMNNNFTLASSLSINSASKIGTSITLSYIF, from the coding sequence ATGAAGAAAATAGGTTATTTAATATTAGCAATAAATATATTATCATGTTCTGGTGCAGGTGGTGGTGTAGCGAGGACTAGCAGTTTAGATATTAGTTATGCCCCTAAAAGAGTAGAACGAGTAATAGAAGAAAGAAAAATAGAAGAAAGAAAAGAAAAGAAAGAAAAAAATGAAGTTCATTTTTTTGAGATAGAAGGTAAAGATAATAAGAATATAAGGTTAATAGTATCTCAGCTAAATGATAAGCTAAGAAGAGATTTTTGGAAGTATGATAGTTTAAATGAAACTCATGCTAAATTAGTGCTAGATTCATTTTTGAGTAATGGTAAAAATGGAATAAATAACGATGATATACAATTTCACCATAGTGAAGGTGAGTATAATGGGATAATTAATATATCACATGGTATAAGAAGAGGAAGTAATCTATATTTAGGTGATTATTTAAATCCTGAATCAGAGCACAATCCTAAAAGCTTACTTAGTAAGAATAAACCATATATATCTGTTAAGAGTAGTGAGAATAATCAGTTACGTATAAAATCACTAGGTAATAGCGGTGAAAATCAGTGGACTAGTGCATATTTACAAGCAATATACCAAGTATTAGATAGCGAAACACAAAAAGAAGTTAGAAACAACATAATTTATGTGGGTAATAAGAGTAGAAAAGATATTAATACTAACTATAAAGCCATGCTTTTAAGGTCTTTTGTTGTGTTTGAAGATGGTAATATATCTGGCAAGACAGGTTCTAGTTTTTCAGCACCTAGAGTTACAAGACTAGCTTATGAAATAAAGAAACGTTATCCTTTTTTAAGGTATAATCAAATTAAGCAAGTAATATTAACTACAGCAAAAAATAATGGTAGTCTAGATAATAAATATGGGTGGGGCGATGTTGATTTTGAAAAAGCATTAAAAGGTCCTGGAGCATTTAATCTAGGTTTAGTTGAAGAAGAAAAATACTATAACTCCACTAAAGACAAGATAAAAGATGAGTATGGTAATTACTATATGTACGTTAATATACCAAGTGGAACATATACATGGTCTAATGATATAGAAGGTGGGTTAAAAGAAAAAAATAAGGCGGATGAATATGTAAAGGTAGGAAAATATAACTATAGAATACCAGGCATACTTAATTCAGAACACAATTACTATAACCCAGCTAATTTTAGAAAAGATGGTAAAGGAACTCTAATATTAACTGGTAAACAGAACTACACTTCAAAAACACAAATTTTAGATGGAGTACTTAATTTACAAAATGATAGTAAGTCTAAATATGAGATATTAAATGGATCAAAGTTACTAATAGATAAAAAAGATGTAAATATTTCTAATGATGTCTTAAATGATAAATCTGTATTAGAGGTACGAAAGAAACTAAAGGTAAATAATTACTATGCAAGTGCTAATTCTAAGACAATAATTAGTGATGATATACAAACAAATAGTTATGTACAAAAAGGAGAATTAGTAGTACAAAACGATGGGAAACAAGACTTACCTAAGATAACGGGTAACAAAAAATTAGAAATGGATGAAAATAGCCTTAAAAATACTTTCTTAAGAGTAGAAAAAGTCAGTGATACTGTATATCAAATTAAAGATAAAAAAGTGAAATTAAAAGATCTAAGTGATGGAGAATTAAAAGATATACCATCATATAACATGAATACAAAGAAGTTTTTTGATGAGTATAAGGATACAGAAGTACTTAGAAATGTAAGAAATGACACAGAAGCTTATGCACTGGAGAGAATATTTACAGACAATTACTCAAGCTTTATTAGCGAAAATATTGATATACAAAATGAAATAATTAATAATAATATTAGTGAATATGAGAATGTAATGCCTAATAGTGTATTTTTTAATACATATAATTCATTTAATTTAAATGATGGTAAGAAGTATACCTTGTTTAATAGAAGAGTAAGTGGTGCCACAATAGGTATTAAAAAGAAAGTGTTTAAAGATTTTAATATGGGACTTTCACTTGGTATGCATAACTCGAATTACAATTTTTTTGAGAAGAATAAGAATAATATACAAAATGATGCAATTAGTGTAAATTTAACAGGAGATTATACATACAAAAATATATATCTATTATCTAATTTAGGGTATAGTAAGAGTAAAAATAAGGCTACAAGATATATTAATGATGGAAGTGTTGAAATAAATTCAAAGTTTAATACTAATACTTTTAACTTAGACTTAAAAGCAGGATATGTGTTAGGGTTAACAGAAAACTTGTCTATTATCCCCTCATTAGCACTTAGGTATATGAATACAAGCATAGGACATGTAAAAGAAAGTGCAACAGATACACTAATGCAAGGGATATTACTAGAATTAAGGAATAATACGATAAATAGTTGGTATTTAAGTCCTAGTTTAAATCTTGTGTATAAGAATAATAAGCTTACATTCATAAATCGTATAGGGTATACAAGAAATTTAAGCGAAGATATACAACTAAACGCAAGAATGGCTAATACAGACTTTAAATTAGTGGGTAAAAATCCAAATAAAAATATCTTTGAATATAAAGGTATGATTAGATATATGATGAATAATAATTTTACTTTAGCTTCTAGTTTGAGTATCAATAGTGCAAGTAAAATAGGGACTTCTATAACTTTATCATATATTTTTTAA